A stretch of DNA from Vibrio sp. SS-MA-C1-2:
TGAGGTTTAGAGGTTTTATGAGTAAATACACTTATGTAGAAATAATTTTAGCTATATTGGGGTTGGCTTATTCTGCTTTATTTAGCAATTACTCATTGGGATAAACTATTTTAGTTAAAGAAAACTGATATAGGCTATCACTAGCATTGACATACTGGTGATGTACTCAAACGTTGGATTACGTGCAATCAAAATAGGAAAACGGTAGCGAGTGGTTAGTGGCCAGAAGTAATTAACGCCAGCTTTGGTGCAACTGTCACCGATAAGATGCATGACATAACCAAATGTGAGACTGTATGCCCAGTTCTCACCGATGATTTCAACGGTGGAATAGAGAAGCAACGCAGCTGCTAATAACGAGTGAAATGCGCCGCGATGACCGAGCAGATTTTGAATTGGAATAGAGAGGAAAGGAACAAGCCTACCAATGCGCGAAGTGCGACAATCTATGTCCGGCAATAATGCACCAACCATAGCTAAAGTGATGCCTTCTGGAAGACTCATAAAAGAGAATAAAGGTAAGCCACTATTGTACGCTATCGCATAAGCGGCTCCCGTTGTTAGCTGGTGATTTATCGCATTCATTGACTAATTCTCCTATCAAGTTTAACTTCAAAGAAAGGTACACTGCATTGCCTTCAACAACAGGTAATCTAGTCGTTGAATTAACAAATTTTCCCTCACGAAAAGGGTTATAGCTAAACTCAACACTTGCCTTAAAAGGCGGAGGCTCAGTTGCATTAACGGCTGTAATGATGCCGAGCACATAAGCATGGACTGACCTATTGCCAGTATCTCGACAGCGCGAAAGTCCTGCTTTGGATACCTTAAACATGGGAGTCTCGCCATCTTGAACAAGAGAAACAGTTGAAAAGTGGCCGATCACTTTACCTTTATATATGCCAGTTGTTGCTACTACCGAGAAACTATTGTTGTTCAGGTTACGGTAGCATTTAACAGCTGAAAATAAAGGTATAAATCGACCACGATATCCCCCGATCATTACTCTTTGGCCGTGTTTTTATCGACGCGATCCATTAACTCAACATGAGCGTTGGCTGAATTTTGACGTACATTGTGCAGCAACTCATTTGGATCGAACTCTTGATGACTACCATAAGCGAGTAGGTAAACACGGTATTGTGTCCCTTCACGTAAAATCTTGTAATCAACAATGCGAAGGTGACCAAGATTCTCGTTGGAGAAGGCATTGATAGTGGTTTCACTGTCTTCTTGTGTTAAGTCGCCATCGGTAATATTTGATGTGGTGCTCGATACATAATCTTTGTTGAGCTTGGCAACTTCTGTTTTATACGCATTGGCAATGTTGCCTGTGGCTCTAGACCAGGCTTTATTCCGAGCTGAGTAAATAGATGAACTTAATCCTGTGCCTGTACCATAAAAACCTTTTTCATTGCCTTCTGGTACTTGCATGTACCAAGTCGGAATTTCTGAGATGTTGTTATCAATTAATTGTGCAACCTGCTCATTTTTCTTTTCTACCTGCTCATGGTGTGCTTCTTGAGCTGTTTTAGCAGAACAACCAACAAGGCTCGCAATGGCCGTCGCAATCATAAAATGTTTAATCATCATAATACGTCCTAATTTGTCCGTTTCTGTCCTCTTATGGTGTACTTCTCACCATCATCCAAAAAAAATATTAGTATCTTTTTCAATTTTTGGTGATGAGCGCAATGAGCAAGATAGGCAGAGATAATACGGCTCCTAAGAACATGAATTGACTTGAAAAGAGCAATAGATGATTAAGGTTTAAAAATATCTGGCTGTAAGATATTGAAAATACAGTGATTATGATGGCGCCGATAATAACAAAATCAAATACGCCTCTTACTGCAATTTGGATATCTGCGACACTTGGCAACATGTATAGAGTAATTGAGGCGAGCATGTATAGACCCAAAAGAAAGAGTGTATCCACCTGACTCATCCAAAGATTAATTGCATAGTAATATTCAGTGACCGAGTTGGCTTGATAAAGCACATCAATCAAAAGAGAGTACTCGGTGACTTGGCTCGCTGCATAAAGTAGTAAAATGCCGAAGGGGAGTGGTGCAATGGCAACCAAGATAGATTTAACACCAGAACCAAATCCTCGCGTGGGAACGAATTCGACGTAACCAAGCCGTGCATCGGTTGGTGTTGGCATCTGGAATAGCTTAACTTGCACAACGGGAAACCCAACTAGTTTGCACGCTAAGTAATGTGCAAATTCATGGGTAGGTGCGCCAATACAGCCAGTCGTAAAATAGATAGCACTTCTGATTTTGCTGCGAGCTATGGCGAGTTGAATTAGTACAATGATTGCAACAGCAATGATAAATTGAGTCATTTTTATAACTCCTTCTGCTTACCTCTTACTTCCATTTTAAACGACTGTGGGGGAACATAAGGCTGCTAACAGGACTAGATCATTCGTTTTTAAAAAAAATAGCGAAGTAAGTTCCTAACTCACTTCGCTATTCAATAATCATCTTCCTAAGATGATTATTCCATCGCCCGATGAAATAGTGTATCGCCCAACACACTCTAATAAGTGCTACTTTGAACACTCATTAGAGTGTGTTGAACAATACTCAGACAATGGTTTCAGGTTTAAAAAACCAATGTGGCAGTCAAGGACTGATCGTAGTTAATGAGAACGACACCCAACTAAGGCAAGATCAAAAAATGAAATGAATCATTAGAAGAAAAGCTTAGATTTTAGAAAACTGGTTGCTTGTGCATACATTCAATGTAGTAACAAAACTCGCATTTGTCCACTATCATGCAGCATCTTATAGACTTGTTTATATGGTTGGATATACAGTGAAGTTTGCCTGTGCGAAAAAAAGCCCCAAGTCATGATTGAGGCTTATTCAAGGCACTTTCTTTTATCGTGCCGAGGGTAGTTGGCAAGAAAAAGTCGAGTACATCGGGCGACGGTAGTTGAGAAAACCTACTCAAAAAATAATAAAACTCCCACTTCCATATGGAAAGCTGTTGAGGTTTTAACGCCAGCTCATAACTCCGTCGAACCAGAACTAACCTCAGTTTTTCATATAGCTGTTTATTACTGGGCGTAACTCTGTAATTCCTGTCACGCCACCAAATTTCGTATCCTCAACAAACATGGTTGGTGTTCCTCGTAGGCCAAGCTCTGCAAATAAACGATTATTTGCAGCAAGTTGATCTGCGATTTGTTTAGAGTTTGAAACATCGATGAGTTGTTGTGTATCAATGTCTAAAAGTTTAGCTAACTTGTAGGATTTTTCCAGTGATGGCGCACTCATGGACATAAGCTCTGTATGGAATGCAGGGTATTTTGTTGAATCAATTTGATTTACAGCCAAGGCGACTTTAGCCAATTTTTCTGACTCTGGACCTAAAATAGAAACATCTTTGAAGACTACTCGAACATTAGGATAGTCCTGAATGATTGTTTTCATCGTTTTCATATTCGCTTTACATGCACCGCAGCGATAATCAAAAAATTCCACCAATGAGACTTCACCCAGTCGATTGTGAACCGGTGTGTTTTTACCGTGATACAACTCATCCTGCAAATGAGCAATCTTGGCAGCTTCTTGCTGTCGCTTTTGCTCATTGGCATAGATCTGAACGGTTTTAATTCCCTTCATCAAGATGGTTGGATCATTAGCTAACGCTTCATTTAGCATTTTATCAAATTGCTGTTGCGTCATTTCATGCGCAAATGATGTAGTTGATACCGTTAGTGTCGAAATTAGAAAAATAAGAGGTTTGAGCTGCATGGCGGTCTATCCTTAATTTAAGTGGTTTACTTAATTTTAGATAGGCTGAAGATGCCAAACCTGTGCTAACAGGACCAATTGACACTAGTAAGACGATATTTTTACTGGTTAACCAGATAAAATTGAAAATTAGGTTCAAATGGTCTATATTGGTAGGATAAAATGAGCCGTTAAATTAGTGAGGCTGTTATGGTTGCGACAACAATCCAAACATTTAAACCTAAATGTGGACCAAAGAATAACTTCTGGTTTGCACTTGGCATTGAAGATGCAAGAACGGATGCCGTACATCAAGGCTTTAAACCTAAAGTATATAAAAACATTATAAAGAGAACACAACTATCACAAATTGAATTTCATCATGTAACTCATATTCCTGTGAGTACTATTAAGCGCAGATTAAAAAATGACGAACGTTTCACAACGCAAGAAAGTGATGCTATTTATCGATTAGCCATGTTGATAAAGCTTGCTACTGAACTTTTTAATGATGAAAAACGTGCGCTTGAATGGATGCGCGAGAGTGTTTACGGTCTAGGAGGTAAAAGACCTTTAGATATGGTTTCAACCACAGTAGATTTTGAGATAGTGAAAGATTTAATCGGGCGAGTTGAGCATGGAGTGTTTTCATAGTGAAGTTGTATCGATTGACACAGAAAAAGTTTGCTGACTCGCCATTTAGTCCTATCGGTGCAAAGTTATATGGTGGTAGATGGAACTCAAAAGGTACTGAAGCATTATATTTTGCTGAATCTGAATCGTTGTGTGCGCTTGAAGTGTTCGTCCATGTTAATAATGATCCGACTATAATAGATCAATATGATTTATAT
This window harbors:
- a CDS encoding metal-dependent hydrolase; translated protein: MNAINHQLTTGAAYAIAYNSGLPLFSFMSLPEGITLAMVGALLPDIDCRTSRIGRLVPFLSIPIQNLLGHRGAFHSLLAAALLLYSTVEIIGENWAYSLTFGYVMHLIGDSCTKAGVNYFWPLTTRYRFPILIARNPTFEYITSMSMLVIAYISFL
- a CDS encoding DsbA family protein, whose protein sequence is MQLKPLIFLISTLTVSTTSFAHEMTQQQFDKMLNEALANDPTILMKGIKTVQIYANEQKRQQEAAKIAHLQDELYHGKNTPVHNRLGEVSLVEFFDYRCGACKANMKTMKTIIQDYPNVRVVFKDVSILGPESEKLAKVALAVNQIDSTKYPAFHTELMSMSAPSLEKSYKLAKLLDIDTQQLIDVSNSKQIADQLAANNRLFAELGLRGTPTMFVEDTKFGGVTGITELRPVINSYMKN
- a CDS encoding antitoxin Xre/MbcA/ParS toxin-binding domain-containing protein → MVATTIQTFKPKCGPKNNFWFALGIEDARTDAVHQGFKPKVYKNIIKRTQLSQIEFHHVTHIPVSTIKRRLKNDERFTTQESDAIYRLAMLIKLATELFNDEKRALEWMRESVYGLGGKRPLDMVSTTVDFEIVKDLIGRVEHGVFS